The following are encoded together in the Aciduricibacillus chroicocephali genome:
- a CDS encoding CarD family transcriptional regulator translates to MFSIGDTVFYEAHGVCTIVDIQEQTFSGTARDYYILAPIQNESLKLYHPVTQEKGTSKLTPVATKELAQQILSTFKNAPDPWSDRPSERNQHYRSVLKTQDDFQIAQVANTILRKENELKLENKKLHHQDAEILQRIMPNICNELAVGLSLSSEEIKKKIEQMVSVS, encoded by the coding sequence ATGTTTTCAATTGGAGATACAGTCTTTTATGAAGCACATGGTGTGTGCACGATTGTAGATATACAAGAGCAAACATTTTCTGGTACAGCGCGTGATTACTACATTCTCGCACCGATTCAGAATGAATCTCTGAAATTGTATCATCCTGTTACACAGGAGAAAGGCACTTCAAAGTTGACACCTGTTGCCACAAAGGAGCTGGCACAGCAAATCCTCAGTACTTTCAAGAATGCCCCTGATCCATGGTCAGACCGCCCTTCCGAACGCAACCAGCATTATCGTTCTGTTCTGAAGACACAAGACGATTTCCAGATTGCCCAGGTGGCTAACACCATCTTGCGCAAAGAAAACGAATTGAAACTTGAGAACAAGAAACTTCATCATCAAGATGCTGAGATACTCCAACGCATTATGCCTAACATTTGCAATGAACTTGCAGTCGGCCTCAGCCTATCCAGTGAAGAAATAAAAAAGAAAATTGAACAAATGGTCAGTGTTAGCTGA
- the arsC gene encoding arsenate reductase (thioredoxin), producing the protein MSKEIIYFLCTGNSCRSQIAEGFAKKYLGNEFDVFSAGIEAHGLNPKAVRAMLELNIDISGQVSETINPDILQRADWIITLCDDANERCPISPPSAKREHWGFEDPAKAKGTEEERWAVFQRVRDNIEARIKRFAEEAKMR; encoded by the coding sequence ATAATCTACTTCCTATGTACAGGCAATTCATGCAGAAGCCAGATAGCTGAAGGTTTCGCAAAAAAATATCTTGGTAATGAATTTGACGTTTTCTCAGCTGGCATTGAAGCCCATGGATTGAATCCAAAAGCAGTCCGTGCCATGCTTGAATTGAATATTGACATATCAGGACAAGTTTCAGAAACAATTAATCCGGATATTTTGCAAAGGGCCGACTGGATTATCACTTTATGCGATGATGCCAATGAAAGGTGCCCAATTTCACCGCCATCTGCAAAACGTGAACACTGGGGTTTTGAAGACCCGGCTAAAGCAAAAGGAACTGAAGAAGAACGATGGGCTGTTTTCCAGCGTGTTCGAGACAATATAGAGGCACGGATCAAACGATTCGCTGAAGAGGCAAAGATGAGATAG